A DNA window from Fusobacteriaceae bacterium contains the following coding sequences:
- a CDS encoding sugar phosphate isomerase/epimerase, which produces MARPVTIFTGQWADLPFDEMCGKIKSFGYDGVEIACWGDHLDLKRAAEDPAYVADRQAILAKHGLKCWAIGTHLPGQCVGDLWDPRLDGFAPPALAGKPEEIRAWGIQEMKYAAKAAKNLGVKVVTGFMGSPVWKYFYSFPQTSDQMIDDAFKEIVRLWTPIFDEFDKNGVLFALEVHPTEIAFDYYTAERLLKEFNRRPTLGFNFDPSHLIWQGVTPHIFLRDFADRIYHVHMKDAAVTLDGKAGILGSHITFGDTRRGWNFRSLGHGDVDFENIIRELNAMDYQGPLSVEWEDSGMEREYGAKEACAFVREVDFAPSNIAFDDAMKKD; this is translated from the coding sequence ATGGCAAGACCGGTAACGATTTTTACGGGACAATGGGCGGACCTGCCCTTCGACGAAATGTGCGGCAAGATCAAATCCTTCGGTTATGACGGCGTGGAAATCGCCTGCTGGGGCGACCACCTCGACCTGAAGCGGGCGGCGGAAGATCCGGCCTACGTGGCCGATCGCCAGGCCATATTGGCCAAACACGGCCTCAAGTGCTGGGCCATCGGCACGCATCTGCCCGGGCAGTGCGTAGGCGATCTCTGGGATCCCCGACTGGACGGCTTCGCGCCTCCGGCGCTGGCGGGTAAACCCGAAGAAATCCGGGCCTGGGGCATCCAGGAAATGAAATACGCGGCCAAGGCGGCCAAAAATCTGGGCGTCAAAGTGGTCACGGGCTTTATGGGAAGCCCCGTCTGGAAATATTTTTACAGCTTCCCCCAGACCAGCGATCAGATGATCGACGACGCCTTCAAGGAAATTGTGCGCCTGTGGACGCCGATTTTCGACGAATTTGACAAAAACGGCGTATTGTTCGCCCTCGAAGTGCACCCCACGGAAATCGCCTTCGACTATTACACGGCGGAGCGCCTCCTGAAGGAATTCAACAGACGCCCGACTCTGGGCTTCAATTTTGACCCCTCGCATCTGATCTGGCAGGGCGTAACCCCCCACATCTTCCTGCGGGATTTCGCGGATCGGATTTACCACGTGCACATGAAAGACGCGGCGGTCACCCTCGACGGCAAAGCCGGTATTTTGGGCTCCCATATTACGTTCGGCGATACCCGTCGGGGCTGGAATTTCAGATCCCTCGGCCACGGCGACGTCGATTTCGAGAACATCATTCGGGAATTAAACGCCATGGATTATCAGGGACCCCTTTCGGTCGAATGGGAAGACTCGGGCATGGAGCGCGAATACGGCGCGAAAGAAGCCTGCGCCTTTGTGCGCGAGGTCGACTTCGCCCCCTCAAACATCGCCTTTGACGACGCCATGAAGAAGGACTGA